The Streptobacillus felis genome includes the window AAGAGTTGTATCTGAAATAACTGAATCTAATGGTTCTTCATCTCAAGCATCAATTTGTGGAGGATCTCTTGCATTAATGGCTGCGGGTGTACCTATAAGAGGAACTGTTGCAGGTATAGCTATGGGATTAATTAAAGAAGATGAAAACTTTACTGTACTTACAGATATTCAAGGTTTAGAAGATCACTTAGGAGATATGGACTTTAAAGTTGCTGGTACTAAAAAAGGTATAACTGCTATACAAATGGATATTAAAATAGAAGGTATAAATAAAGAAATAATGGAAATAGCTCTTAGTCAAGCACTAAAAGGTAGAATGCATATAATAGAAGTTATGGAAGCTACAATACCAGAACCAAGACCAAACTTACCAGAAAATGCACCTAAGATTATTAACTTAAGAATAGATCCAAGTAAGATTGCTGCATTAATAGGACCAGCAGGTAAAGTAATTAAGTCTATTATTGAAGAAACAGGAGTTAAAATTGATGTTGAAGATGATGGAAGAGTAGCAATATTTGGTATAGATCAAGATATGATGAATAGAGCTTATGAATTAGTTACACAATATACTCTTACAGTTGAATTAGATAAGGTATATAAAGGTAGAATAACTAAACTTGCTAAATTTGGAGCATTTGTTGAATTAGCACCGGGTACTGAAGGATTATTACATATATCAGAAATATCTCATAAGAGAATAAAACAAGTAGAGGACGTACTTAAAGTTGATGATATGGTTGATGTAAAAGTAATAGCTTTAGAGGATAATAATAAATTTAGTTTAAGTATGAAAGCTTTAATTGAAAAAGAGGAAGTTAAAGAAGAAAATAATGAAGGAGAGTAATGGTATGCTTAATAAAATAAATTTACCTAACAAACTAACTTTAATAAGAATAGTATTAACACCTATCTTATTATTACTAATGATATTTAAATATGAAGCAAGTACATTAACAGTAAGTAAAGTATTATTACATATATTAGTAGTTCTACTTTTTGCTTCAATTGCATTAACAGATTTTTTTGATGGATATATTGCAAGAAGAGATAATTTAGTAACAAATTTTGGGAAATTACTTGATCCTATAGCTGATAAAGTATTTGTTTTTTCGGTTTTAATAGTTTTAGTAAAATATAATATGTTATCTATATGGATGGTAATAATACTGCTAGCAAGAGAATTTGTTGTAGTAGCTATTAGAATGTTAATTTTAGAAAATGGTGGAGAAGTTGTTGCTGCAAGTTCTTCAGCAAAACTTAAAACAGCAACTCAAATGATAGCTTTATTATTTGCTTTATTATTCCCTTTTGGTAAAGTTATTAATTCTTTAGTATTATTACCTGCTGTAGTATTTTCAATCATTTCAATGTTGGAGTACTACAACTTAGTTAAAAAATATATTGGGGAGGATATGTAAATTGGAATATAAACAAAGTATTGAGGAAGTATTAAAACAACAAAGTGTAGATAGAAATATTGGTTTAAGTGAAGAAGAAGCTAAAATAAGGCTTGAAAAATATGGAGAAAATAAATTAGAAGAAACTAAGAAAAAATCACTTGTTTCAAGATTTATAGATCAATTAAAAGATGTATTAATTTATGTTCTAATCATAGCTTCTATTTTAAATGTAATTGCACATTATCCTGATGGATTTACAGAAGCTGGAATTATACTAATGGTTGTATTAATAAATGCAGTAGTAGGTGTAGTTCAAGAAGCTAAGGCAGAAAAAACTTTAGAAGCTCTTAAAAAACTTTCTTCTCCTAAAGCATTAGTTAGAAGAGAAGGTAAAGTTTATGAAATTGATTCAAAATATATAGTTCCAGGCGATATATTAGTAATAGATGCTGGAAGATATATACCAGCAGATTTAAGATTAATAGAAACTCAAAATTTACAAGTAGAAGAATCAGCATTTACTGGTGAATCTCATGTAGTTACTAAGGATGCAAATTTCATAACTAATGAAGATAATCTTCCTATGGGGGATAAATTAAATCTAGCTTATTCATCAACTCTTGCAACTTATGGAAGAGGAGAAGGAATAGTAATAACAACAGGTATGAATACTGAAATAGGTAAAATAGCAAAAGCTTTAAATACTGATGAAGACAGTACTACGCCTTTACAAAAAAAATTAGATAAGTTAGGGAAAACTTTAGGATATATAGCTATAGTAGTATGTTTAATAATATTTGGATTAGGTGTAATGCAAGGTAGAGGTCCTGTTGAAATGATGATTACAGCCGTATCACTTGCAGTTGCAGCAATACCAGAAGGTTTAGTTGCTATAGTTGCTATAGTATTATCTACTGGTGTTACAAGAATGACTAAAAATAAGGCTATAGTTAAAAGATTACCTGCTGTTGAAACTTTAGGTTCAGTTAATGTAATATGTTCTGATAAAACGGGTACATTAACACAAAATAAGATGACTGTAGTTAAAGATTATTCTATGGATAATAAGGAATTATTAATGTCAGGTCTTTCATTATGTTCTGATGCTACAACTACTGTAGGAGATCCTACAGAAATAGCATTAGTTGTTTATGCTGAAAAACATGGATTAATGAAGGATGAATTAAATAATAAAAATAAACGTATAAATGAATTTGCATTTGATTCAGATAGAAAATTAATGTCTACACTACATGAAAATGGAGATAAATATATTTCATTTACTAAAGGTGCTATAGATAATATTATTTCATTATGTAAATATATTAAAGTTGGTAATGAAGTAGTTGAAATGACTGAAGAACATAGAAAACACATATTAGAAAAAAGTATAGAGATGTCTAATGAAGCACTAAGAGTTTTAGGGCTTGGATATAAGGAAAGTGATGTATACTTAGAGTGTGAAGATTTAGAAGATAATTTAATATTAGTAGGTATAGTTGGTATGATAGATCCTCCAAGAGAAGAGGTAAAAGATTCTATTTTAACTGCACAAAAAGCAGGAATTAAAGTAGTAATGATTACAGGGGATCATAAAAATACTGCAGTAGCTATAGCTAAAGAATTAAATATAGCTAAGGACATTTCAGAAAGTATTACGGGGCCTGAAATTGATGAATTAGATAAAGAATATTTCTATGAAAATGTAGATAAATATTCTGTTTTTGCAAGAGTTTCTCCTGAACATAAAGTTAATATAGTAGAAGCTTTAAAATTAAAAGGTAACATTGTTTCTATGACAGGAGATGGAGTTAATGATGCACCATCACTTAAAAAAGCTGATATAGGGGTTGCTATGGGTATTACAGGTACTGATGTTTCAAAAGGAGCAGCAGATATGATATTACTTGATGATAATTTTACAACTATAGTTAAGGCAGTAGAGGAAGGAAGAAATATATATAATAATATTAAGAAAACTATTATGTTCTTACTTTCATGTAATTTAGGGGAAGTAATATGTATATTCTTTGCTACATTATTAGGTTTACCTATACCTTTAGTTGCAACACAACTATTATGGATTAACCTTGTTACAGATACATTACCTGCTATTTCATTAGGGTTAGATCCAGGGAATAAATTAGTAATGGATGAAAAACCACGTTCTCCAAAAGAAAGTTTCTTTGCAAGAGGTGCTGCTACACGTGCATTTGTAGGAGGGACTCTAATAGGGTTATTTACATTACTTGCATTCTACATAGGTTTAAGAGAAGAAGGATTTAAAACTATTACTGAAATAAGAAGTTTAACAGAAGGTCATCCAGCTCTTATGCATGCAAGAACTATGGCTTTCATAGTTTTAACTGTTTCTCAGTTATTCTATTCATATACTATGAGGGTAGAGGATACTACTTCATTTAAAATTGGAATATTTAGTAATAAATATTTAAATATTTCTTTTGTTATAGGATTGGTATTACAAATATTATTAATAAATATACCTTTTGTTGCTAAAATATTTAGAGTACAAAGTTTAGGTATATTTGATTGGGATGTTGTAATAATATTAGCACTAATTCCATTTATAGTTAATGAATTAATTAAAGTATTTATTAAATTTAAAAAATAATTAGAAAGGAGCTGAATTTATGAAGAAAACTATTTTACTTTTATCTTTATTATTATTTTCATGTTCAAATAAAAGTGAAGATATAATAAATCAATTAGAAACTGATAAAAATGGTATAGAAGTTGAGATAGTTTCTGTAGATTCAGCTCACTTATCTAAATTACTAGATAGTAAAAATGAGGAAATAGCTAAGTTCTTTTCTGAAACAGATTTAAAAAAGTTTGATGAAAAAAATATAGATGCAAACCAAGTTTTAATATATATTGAAGAAGCTAAAAATGGTGATGCAAATGCTATAAATTCACTTTCATATATATATTTTCTGTTAGGAGATAATTCTAAATTAAAGGAAATATTAGAGCTAGGTTTAAAAAATAATGTGAAGGAAGCAGTATTTAATTTAGCTTTATTAGAAATGGAAGCAAAACATTTTGATAAAGCTCTTTCGTATTTTGAAAGACTACCTAAGGATTATAAGCCTAAGGAAATAGAAAATATTAAGAAGAATATTTATTTAAATATTGCTTCAATTGCATTAAAAGATGAAAATTATGATGATGCGGTTTCAAGTTTAATTAAGGTCTATGAAATGGGAAAAAAAGAATTAGATTATGAAATTGCAAATATATATAGATTAAAAGGAGATAAAGCTAATCTAGAAAAGTGGTTAGTAGTTTCTTCAAAAGCAAAAAATATAAATGCAAAAAAAGATTTAGCTGAGATCTATTATCACAGAGGTGAAATAGAGAAATCACTTAAATTATTCGAAGAATTATATTATCTAGGTGAGATAGAATTTGCTCGTATGCTTTATTTTGTTAACTTACAATTATTAAATAACAATGAAGCACTTAAGTGGTATAAGGTATCAAGAAGTCTAGGTATAGTTGAAAAAAATAATGAAATGGAAAAATTAAAAGGTTTTTACAATTAAAAGAGGTGAACATGAAAAAAATAATAATATATACTATGTTTAGTATTTTGTCTTTTTCTTTTTCTGCAAAATTATCAGAAAATTTAAATGATGAAATGCTTAGTAGTTTATATACTAATCATTTAATGTATAAAAGTATGTATATTGGTGATGAAAATAAAAATACTTACTATAAATATAATGAAACAAGTACAAGACCTCTTGCATCAGTTACAAAATTAATGACAGCAACAATAATTTTTGATGAAATAGAACAAGGGAAATATAGTTTAAATACAAAAGTGAAAGTGGATAAAGAAGCATCTAAAGTTCCATATGGTGTTGTTTTAAAAGAAAATAAAGTATATACTGTAGAAGAATTATTACATTTAT containing:
- a CDS encoding tetratricopeptide repeat protein, translating into MKKTILLLSLLLFSCSNKSEDIINQLETDKNGIEVEIVSVDSAHLSKLLDSKNEEIAKFFSETDLKKFDEKNIDANQVLIYIEEAKNGDANAINSLSYIYFLLGDNSKLKEILELGLKNNVKEAVFNLALLEMEAKHFDKALSYFERLPKDYKPKEIENIKKNIYLNIASIALKDENYDDAVSSLIKVYEMGKKELDYEIANIYRLKGDKANLEKWLVVSSKAKNINAKKDLAEIYYHRGEIEKSLKLFEELYYLGEIEFARMLYFVNLQLLNNNEALKWYKVSRSLGIVEKNNEMEKLKGFYN
- a CDS encoding cation-translocating P-type ATPase, which translates into the protein MEYKQSIEEVLKQQSVDRNIGLSEEEAKIRLEKYGENKLEETKKKSLVSRFIDQLKDVLIYVLIIASILNVIAHYPDGFTEAGIILMVVLINAVVGVVQEAKAEKTLEALKKLSSPKALVRREGKVYEIDSKYIVPGDILVIDAGRYIPADLRLIETQNLQVEESAFTGESHVVTKDANFITNEDNLPMGDKLNLAYSSTLATYGRGEGIVITTGMNTEIGKIAKALNTDEDSTTPLQKKLDKLGKTLGYIAIVVCLIIFGLGVMQGRGPVEMMITAVSLAVAAIPEGLVAIVAIVLSTGVTRMTKNKAIVKRLPAVETLGSVNVICSDKTGTLTQNKMTVVKDYSMDNKELLMSGLSLCSDATTTVGDPTEIALVVYAEKHGLMKDELNNKNKRINEFAFDSDRKLMSTLHENGDKYISFTKGAIDNIISLCKYIKVGNEVVEMTEEHRKHILEKSIEMSNEALRVLGLGYKESDVYLECEDLEDNLILVGIVGMIDPPREEVKDSILTAQKAGIKVVMITGDHKNTAVAIAKELNIAKDISESITGPEIDELDKEYFYENVDKYSVFARVSPEHKVNIVEALKLKGNIVSMTGDGVNDAPSLKKADIGVAMGITGTDVSKGAADMILLDDNFTTIVKAVEEGRNIYNNIKKTIMFLLSCNLGEVICIFFATLLGLPIPLVATQLLWINLVTDTLPAISLGLDPGNKLVMDEKPRSPKESFFARGAATRAFVGGTLIGLFTLLAFYIGLREEGFKTITEIRSLTEGHPALMHARTMAFIVLTVSQLFYSYTMRVEDTTSFKIGIFSNKYLNISFVIGLVLQILLINIPFVAKIFRVQSLGIFDWDVVIILALIPFIVNELIKVFIKFKK
- the pgsA gene encoding CDP-diacylglycerol--glycerol-3-phosphate 3-phosphatidyltransferase — its product is MLNKINLPNKLTLIRIVLTPILLLLMIFKYEASTLTVSKVLLHILVVLLFASIALTDFFDGYIARRDNLVTNFGKLLDPIADKVFVFSVLIVLVKYNMLSIWMVIILLAREFVVVAIRMLILENGGEVVAASSSAKLKTATQMIALLFALLFPFGKVINSLVLLPAVVFSIISMLEYYNLVKKYIGEDM